CATTCCCTTATATCATTAAAACTTATTTCCGGTGAAGAAAAATCTTCGCAAACAATTCCCACCTCATTATACCTGATTTGATTGTTGGAAATTTTCGGCGAGGAATTAAAACAGCCTATGCCGTTAGCGGCACCTTCTATCTGGCAATATTCGATTATGCTTTTTTGGGATTTGTTTAAAACTATTCCTCCCCATTGTTTTGCCCTTACTGCTTCTGCCTCGGATTCAGAGGTGAATTTAATTTTCTTTCCTTCAGTGCCCGCGGCAATCAGGGTGCCCTCCACGACGAGTTTTACTTTTTCTTTTTCATTCAAAACGAAATTAACGGTCACACCGGGTTCAATGGTTAGAGTTGCATTTGGTTTTACCGTGACCGTTTTTGTCACGAGATACGGGCTTTTTTCAAGTATCCAGACGGTATTTTTTGATATTTTCCCGTTGACTTTTGTTATTGCAAACCCTTTGGTTGTAATCAGCATCAAAAGGCACAAAATACATATTATTAGTCTTTTCATTTTAACTTTCCTCCTATTCTATTTTCCAGGCTTTAATCACAATATTTTTATATACCGTATTTTTTTTGATAACAATTGAATGGTCTTCCGTTCCAAAGTAGTATCCGAAAATCTCATTGGTTTTCGGGGCCCGGCCAATAAAATCTCGTGCACCCAGATAAAAAACCCCGTCTTCTGTAAGATTTATGGTATATCTTCCGTCTTCTTTGGTAACATTGGAAATAAAATCCGGTTTTCCTCCCATGAGCATAAGCATTTTATGACGGGATGCAAAAACCCGTATCCCTGCCATTGGTTTCCCGTCCATATCTATGACTATTCCTTCTATCCTTGTCGGAGTTGCGTAGTTCGTCTGGGAAATATCATCCAGGCTGATTTTGGTAACAGCCGGCAGATTGATATTGACAAAATTCTGTTCTGTGACAGTCACGGGATTATTGGGGTAGTAGCAGATATAGTCACCTTCAAATAGCGGCCCTGCGACTATATTCCCTGCGGGTTCGCTTGCTCCCTCATGATAAACATTATAAAACATTTTGGGATTGGTTTCTTTCTTTTTCTTGGCTAAAATATAATATTTTCCCGGAGTAAGGTTTATTTCGAAATAACCGTTTGTGTCGGTAGGCAAAGATCTTCTGTAAACCTGTCCTCTGAAATCAGCACCTGAATTTTGATATACAATAACATAACTGTCTATAAGCGGTTTTCCGTAGTAGGTTACAATTCCTTTTATCCCTTTTCCCGCCGCTGAGGGTTCAATAGTTTCTTTTTTTATAATCTTACTGCAGTTAAAACCGATAAAAACCGGCTTGTCGGAAGTATAAAAAATATTCACCGGGTTTCCTCCGTAATAGGCATAATACTCTTCCGGCTGCATTTCAAGATTTGTGGTTTTCGGTTCATCCCCTAAAAATTTTCTCGCCACGAAATAATATCTGCCCTCCGGCAAAGTTATGGAATATTCTCCATTTTCGTTTGTAGGGTTGGAAATTAAAAAAGGAGAGTCCTTAAAATCAGTAGAAGCGTCTTTATATACATAAAGATAAGCGTTTTTTAAATAATTCTGGCGGTCTAAAGTGACAATTTTCCCTTCAATTGCTATCATAGAAGATTTTTCAGATTGTTTGGGTGCTTCGATTGATTTGTTTTTGATACTGCACCCGGCCGAAATTATTGCCAGAATAAAAATATTTATGCATATTATTTTTTGAAATAAATTATTAATTTTCATATTTTATTAGTCTTTTTTGCTTAAAGATATTTTGGTATCAAGTGTCGGTACCCAGACAAAAACTGCATTAAAATACCCATCCGGAGTTTTTTCCAGGCATACTTTATTTTTTCCTGTTGCATCAATAACATGATAATATTCTTCGAGTAAATTTTCCGGGTGGCGAAAAGCTATTTTTTCCCCGTCCGGTGACCATGACGGGAATTCCTCATTTGAACTCATATCCGTTACTTGTGTTAATGAGTTGTTGCTTAGATTTAGAACATAAATATCTGAATTTCCCGTTCTTTTTGATGAAAATACAATTTTTTGACCGTCAGGCGAGAAAACAGGGTAAACATCATGATAGGGGTTATTAGTCAGATTTTTCAATAGTGTACCTGACGGGTCTGTCATATATATTTCCCAATTATTGTCCCTGAAGGAACAAAATAATATCTTATCTTCAAAAATATGCCATGGGACATCTTTACGTGCGGGTGATAGAAAAGATGTTTGATTACCGGTGTTTTGTTGAACAAATTCTGAGAGGTTGAATTCACTATTTTTGAAATTTGAATAATCAATTTTGCCTGCCGGGGATTCATTGCCTGCCAGGTTAACAAAACTTTTTTCAATAACTTGTTTGTCCGTTGTACCCCAGTAATTATTTTGTAAATTTATGGGATTGGAAAGCCTGCCTATCCGAATAGCGGGAATTCCTTCTTTGAGAAAAATATGGTTATAATTGACAGAAGGGGTTGAGTTGTCCCAAAATTCCATTTCCGTTAAATTGTTTTCCATGAATAAATTATTCGTAACGGCTGGCGAGGAATAAATGCTTTTTAACCCGATTCCGTTTTTTGTAAGATAGTTATTGCTGATTACCGGCGTGCAATTAAAAATTGAAGCAATTCCCAATGCCCGCTGTTCATGAATTTTATTCCCGATAATAACAGGAGAAGCTCCATATATTATGATACCGCAATTACTGCCGTTTCTAAAGAAATTATTATTCACTATTATTGGGCTTGCCTTGGAACAAATTGTCATTCCTCTTCCAGAAGCATAAGCTAAAAAATTGTTGGCTATTCTTGGATTTGAAAAAGTGGAAACCCCGATATTTGCTCCACGCGTTTTTTCAATATTGTTATCTGAGATTTCCGGGTTGGAATAAAGCGCAACGGAAATTCCGCCTGTCTGGCTTGTAAATATGCCGTTTTCAAGTAACTTATTTTTTGTTATTCTCGGTGATGCGCGGTCTTCACAATCTATTGCCAGTTCGTTGGCATAAAATACATTATTTGTAATTTCGGGGGACCTTGAGAAACAGCCAATTCCACAGGTGGCAAATTCTATCTGGCAATATTCGATTCGGCTTGCTTCTTTATCTTCGTTTTTATTAAAAATTATCCCCCCCCACACTCCTGGTTTTTGATAATCAGTTGTAAAAACAATGCGTTTATTTTCTTCACCCCTGGCTATGAGGTCACCAT
The sequence above is drawn from the bacterium genome and encodes:
- a CDS encoding right-handed parallel beta-helix repeat-containing protein; amino-acid sequence: MIKRCQTIICFVLAIVTLMQAFIHASTPEYRIIKDRKWTIKDSPYLIEKDVIVEKGAKLIIEPGVVIKFKTSIGEAKNKFIINGDLIARGEENKRIVFTTDYQKPGVWGGIIFNKNEDKEASRIEYCQIEFATCGIGCFSRSPEITNNVFYANELAIDCEDRASPRITKNKLLENGIFTSQTGGISVALYSNPEISDNNIEKTRGANIGVSTFSNPRIANNFLAYASGRGMTICSKASPIIVNNNFFRNGSNCGIIIYGASPVIIGNKIHEQRALGIASIFNCTPVISNNYLTKNGIGLKSIYSSPAVTNNLFMENNLTEMEFWDNSTPSVNYNHIFLKEGIPAIRIGRLSNPINLQNNYWGTTDKQVIEKSFVNLAGNESPAGKIDYSNFKNSEFNLSEFVQQNTGNQTSFLSPARKDVPWHIFEDKILFCSFRDNNWEIYMTDPSGTLLKNLTNNPYHDVYPVFSPDGQKIVFSSKRTGNSDIYVLNLSNNSLTQVTDMSSNEEFPSWSPDGEKIAFRHPENLLEEYYHVIDATGKNKVCLEKTPDGYFNAVFVWVPTLDTKISLSKKD